AAATTCTAGAAAACTCACAGTTACGTCCATCAAGGAAGGCGTCACTGTATTTTTCATCCAAGGCCTTGTATGCTCCAGCAATGATATCCATGATAAGGCTAGCTAGTTGAGACATCATGAGAATTGGGTCAGCTCCTAAGTCCAGTAACTCTCTAGCTTTCTTCACGGTCTCTGCCGTGTCAGAAGCTAACGCTAGCTCCAAGAGTTCAAGCAAGTTCTCATCAGAAACAACACCCACCTGCACAAAACACCCAACAGTCACATTGAGTTgatggaaaagaaaagaaacatagaGCAAACACCAAAACTTACTAGCTCATTTACAAGATCAACAGTGATTCTCTTCCCCATCAAACTCAGCTGATCCAACATGGTTTCAGCATCTCTAAGCGAGCCATCAGCATTCAAAGCAATCAGGCTCAACGCCTGAGATTCCACATCTAGATTTTCATCTGAAGCAATCTTCCTTAACCTCACAACAATGTCACCATCcttgagtttgttgaagagtAGCTTCTGGCACCTTGACTGAATACTCCGAGGAACGTTCCCAAGCTCAGTAGTCACACATACGAAGACGACTCTCTGAAGAGGCTTCTCAAGAAACTTGAGTAACAACAGCCAAGTCTTAGACGGCAGCAAATGACACTCATCAATCACAAAGACCTTGTACCTTGCTGAACCCTGTGGAGGAGCCAAACTCATCAGCTTTTTCAAAACGTACCTAACTCTCTCACCTCCATTCTCCTTAGACGCATCAAGCTCCAACAAGTCCCTACTCTTCCCTGACATGAAGTCACTGCACTCTTTGCAGTACCCACAAGGCTTCATCTCTTCATTCGCCAACACATCACAGTTCAAAGCCGCCGAGAAGATTCTCGCAGTAGATGTCTTCCCAGTTCCTCTAGGGCCTTGGAAGAGATAAACACCAGCAACTCTACCCTTCTTCAAAGCGTTCATTAAGGACTGAACAACAGTACTCTGACCAACGAGTTCATCAAAGAACATTGGTTTGTACTTTATGCTCAAGCTCTGCATATTATCCGGTGtacttccttcttcttcaccatgACTCTTACAACTAGTAGACCATCTTCTCCCATCTAATCTACTTTGAGACTCTAAATCAAGCTCTCCAAAATCAGTTGATAGATCATCATCACCACCGTATTTAAGCAAAGGTACAACACTCAGCTTCTTATTACATCTCCCAGAAGAATGTGAATGTCTACGATAATGACTCCCACCACATAAGATGCTACTTCCTTTCCTCCTAAGAGTATCCGAAAACGAAGGTGAACAGCAACTCCTACACCCACCTCTATGTTTCAGATTCCTGTAGAAAGGAATCCCACAGCCTTGTTGGCTCCCTGTAACATCCAACTCATCATCATCCAAAGATTCCACCGTGCTGGGGCTACGGAGAGCGTACAGGTTGTTGTACGAGGTGGTGGACAGTGCAGGCGTGCTGTTACAAGTATAAGAAGAGGAGTCTCTCTTGCTTGTAGCTCTCAAGAACTTGTAAGAAGAAGAGCGTGACCAGTTCTTGTGCTTGAGCTTCAGCATTTGAGTGAGCTTGCCAAGACTCTCTGAATTGCTGAAATCCTCTGTTTCTTCACCTGATGTTGCTTCTTTAGGTTGATGATGATATCGATTCTTCTTCTTGGTAAAACGATTCTTGTCTCTGAACATCATCAAGTCTCCACCGTTCCTAGCATCActcacatcatcatcatcattgtcGCTAGAAGTTTTCTGAGACTTCCAATTATACAAGAAgaccttcttctccttctccttgcctCGACTACTCTCAGCTCGAAACTGTGAATCCAACTGATTGAGAAGGGCgacgttgttgttgttgctcggCGGAAGCTCTTCTTCCACTGGGACGGATCTGGAGGAAGTGAGAGGGGATTTCCAGGAGGAAGAGGTTCCGGGATCGCGTAAGCATTTGGAGACTTTCCTGATTTGAGTTAGCTCTCTCTTGAGATGCAGTTTGCTCGGATCCGATATCTTTAGACCCGACATTCTTCAGAGCTAACTCTTCTTGTTCAAgtttgaaaagaagaagaagaagaagaatctctGTTGAGAGACAATGAGAGCGATGGATGAAGAAAGCGATTGTtgagaaattcaaaaaaaataaaatcaaggtGTTGATGATGACTGGTGATgatttaattgtttaaaataaaataaaaataataaatgaaaatagaaAAGGACACACGAAAAGAAATGTGAAAAAGTGAAAGTTGGGTCGGAAGGAGCGGTGACGCTCGGGATTCCTCCTTTACTGGGGGCTCTCTCTCTTCTTGTCAGATCCAATTCACACTCCTCACGTTTCTTCTCTGTCTTctttgacctttttttttttaataatccatTTTTGGTGTGTTTTTTATACATAACAGACCAAAGCAAGTACATACTGACCAGCAAAATAAACTTTGTCTAAAACTCTGTTAGATTAATTTGAAACCATTTATTAGGCTTGGATGATTTACATGTTGTGCTTATACGAAACATATCTCGTTTCCTCCTTGTCGTAGCATCACATgtatataatgatttattaatATTCAGTTCGGTGACATATACATACATACCTTCACTCTTTAGTTCTCTCATGTGTTATCGTCTGGTCCGTTTGACAATGCTGTGAACGAAAACGGCTAAAAAATCACATGCCTAGTTTATTCCATTGTTTTAAAAGAGTCACTAGATTTCGACCCGCGCTTCGAAAGCGCGGATTTTATGGGTTATATACGAAGTTGGATATGAGATAGTATTTTGAGTATATTGtgtattattatgttataaaatcgtattatatcaaatatataaatttgtttaaaattatataacttatGAATAAGTTTATTCGAGATTTTTTATATACACTCTTATGTAACGCTTTCTTAAGTATAAAAATTTTACCTAAATTTGATAAACGAACCAAACTAATACGAAATACAGGCTCAGTTCAAGATTGAGAAAAAGTAcctattagatttttttggacATGCGGGTCTCTATTGAACTCCGGGTATCCAAAGTACCTAGAATGTTTTGttcatattatgtatatttgagtaattcatatatgttctcagtataaaaatattattgtaaattttggattcgtattttctgttatagtttcaggttttgggtaaaatttcaaattgtaaaaatatatttaaaatattggatATTTTTGGTTCTCGGGTAAGATTTTGGTCTTTtagatatttagttatttttggtatatgtttgattttgagtattttcgtgttttgatttttttggcttttaggattctttagattttttgtcCTAAATACTCGAACCGAGCTAGACTCATTACGTAGCCAAATTAcatagtaaattttataaatacttgAATATTGACTCAAACTTACCTGGAACTAAAAGAAACaaatcttaacaaaaaaaatatattcaaatacctAGTTGGATATAAATGCCAAGACCCAAAGAACTTGGACCTGAAAAAAACCGATTTATATttgacccgaagacccgaatgCCCAAA
This genomic interval from Brassica napus cultivar Da-Ae chromosome A6, Da-Ae, whole genome shotgun sequence contains the following:
- the LOC106346588 gene encoding protein STICHEL-like 1, yielding MSGLKISDPSKLHLKRELTQIRKVSKCLRDPGTSSSWKSPLTSSRSVPVEEELPPSNNNNVALLNQLDSQFRAESSRGKEKEKKVFLYNWKSQKTSSDNDDDDVSDARNGGDLMMFRDKNRFTKKKNRYHHQPKEATSGEETEDFSNSESLGKLTQMLKLKHKNWSRSSSYKFLRATSKRDSSSYTCNSTPALSTTSYNNLYALRSPSTVESLDDDELDVTGSQQGCGIPFYRNLKHRGGCRSCCSPSFSDTLRRKGSSILCGGSHYRRHSHSSGRCNKKLSVVPLLKYGGDDDLSTDFGELDLESQSRLDGRRWSTSCKSHGEEEGSTPDNMQSLSIKYKPMFFDELVGQSTVVQSLMNALKKGRVAGVYLFQGPRGTGKTSTARIFSAALNCDVLANEEMKPCGYCKECSDFMSGKSRDLLELDASKENGGERVRYVLKKLMSLAPPQGSARYKVFVIDECHLLPSKTWLLLLKFLEKPLQRVVFVCVTTELGNVPRSIQSRCQKLLFNKLKDGDIVVRLRKIASDENLDVESQALSLIALNADGSLRDAETMLDQLSLMGKRITVDLVNELVGVVSDENLLELLELALASDTAETVKKARELLDLGADPILMMSQLASLIMDIIAGAYKALDEKYSDAFLDGRNLSEAEIERLKHALKILSEAEKQLRVTTDRSTWFIATLLQLGLMPSPGTTHTSSSRRQSSIATEEHPSSISREVIAYKQRSNLQCSNSASPTSIRKGETTVHEVTSFSSSSEVVENDASISEKLNDIWMKCVDKCHSKTLKQLLYSHGKLLSISEVKGILVAYIAFGDREIKLRAEGFVRSITNMIETVLRRNVEVRMILLSETELLSSKQTRETEVADSSDTESGYEVPMKRIETIIQEQRLETERLQRTPGSQGLLKPERNQVSPQEDTSYHHHQPNIGSAVSSGLNNEVLKICKMDEAQENQTGKRMEHCPVSPSILHDSNFTNNKDNLGYESVSGRGVCSLLFCWKTQKSPRISKIKGTSVRSRRSQKRRFLLFSGCAKTRK